In the Thermodesulfobacteriota bacterium genome, one interval contains:
- a CDS encoding type IV pilus twitching motility protein PilT codes for MSIIELLEETVRKGASDLHLIENLPPTFRIDGDLVPMRSGPLTSSDLTSFLEELLTREKKKKFFEEKELDFAYEFKGRARFRINVYMQRGSIALAIRCIPYRIPRLEDLGLPPILRDLTRRQSGLILVTGPTGSGKSTTLASMINQINEERSVHIVTVEDPIEYVYIPQKSVISQREVGEDTHSFANALKHVLRQDPDVILIGEMRDLETMQAAITAAETGHLVFSTLHTTSAPQTVDRIIDVFPPHQQAQIRSQLSITLEAVVSQRLLKRVGGGRIPACEILICTPAIRNLIREGKTYQLYSAMELGREYGMQTMEDSLSELLRKRQITKEEATFVARIVEYVRA; via the coding sequence CTGAGTATTATCGAGCTTCTGGAAGAAACTGTGAGGAAAGGCGCCTCGGATCTACATCTTATTGAGAATCTGCCCCCTACATTTAGAATTGATGGCGATCTTGTACCTATGCGATCGGGGCCTTTGACTTCATCGGATCTTACTTCATTTCTAGAGGAATTGCTGACAAGAGAAAAAAAGAAGAAGTTTTTTGAGGAAAAAGAGCTCGATTTTGCGTACGAATTCAAAGGGAGGGCCAGGTTTAGAATAAACGTTTATATGCAAAGGGGCAGTATCGCTTTAGCAATCCGTTGTATTCCTTATAGGATACCGAGACTTGAGGATTTAGGCCTACCTCCCATACTTAGAGATCTTACGCGCAGACAGAGCGGGCTTATTCTAGTTACCGGTCCTACCGGCTCTGGAAAGTCCACCACCCTGGCTTCTATGATAAATCAAATAAACGAGGAAAGGTCTGTCCACATTGTTACGGTTGAGGATCCCATAGAGTACGTATACATTCCCCAAAAGTCTGTCATCTCTCAAAGGGAGGTTGGAGAGGACACCCATTCTTTTGCAAATGCCTTAAAGCATGTCCTAAGGCAGGATCCTGATGTCATTCTCATCGGTGAAATGAGGGATCTTGAAACGATGCAAGCGGCTATAACCGCGGCCGAAACAGGCCATCTCGTATTCTCCACACTCCATACGACCTCTGCTCCCCAAACTGTTGACAGGATAATCGATGTCTTTCCGCCCCATCAACAAGCGCAGATACGCTCCCAGCTCTCGATAACACTTGAAGCAGTAGTAAGCCAAAGACTTCTAAAAAGAGTCGGTGGTGGAAGGATTCCGGCATGTGAGATCCTTATCTGTACACCTGCCATAAGGAACTTGATAAGGGAGGGAAAGACATATCAGCTGTACTCCGCCATGGAACTTGGAAGGGAGTATGGTATGCAAACGATGGAAGACTCTTTAAGTGAGCTTTTGCGGAAAAGACAGATCACTAAAGAAGAAGCCACCTTCGTTGCAAGGATAGTCGAGTACGTGAGAGCATAA
- a CDS encoding PilT/PilU family type 4a pilus ATPase — MRGFLEIIERAKKEAAKSIFLFEGLPPILKADGLKSLNGRPLERRHLESFLEKNLTQWQKERFIAEKEIDYSIEVGSSRLRVNGFVRSGALGLVLRLIPEEVPSFDELLLPEFLKEFAKKRQGLFLVTGVTGSGKSTTLASLIELINRERACHIVTIEDPIEFVFKPKSSIISQREVGRDTKSFNEALKRVLREDPDVILVGEIRDRESMKVTIELAETGHLVFSTLHTRDAVQTLNRIIDFFPDEQKSAIYAQLANVLLGICSQRLIPRIDKKGYVCACEVLTVTDGVRNLIREGKIHQVPSLMESQKKEGMIKFDDSILELAKKGYIPIPEALEQAREEKVFIEKIREVRPTTSASYRKRGTLSIEKQNVLYQIDSSEMQFLDSSGFLMYTPSGLLFMEGQFYKAVDRNFIIDYSIIHGKKDGFTLKAFFSMEYLIKDVRVVKPGYSFGIFLTFSTSEQIEFPNPPLELILDEDWHSVTINIPRNFSGQVVRIVGVHFDSDIKQIFLRNMRFF; from the coding sequence TTGAGAGGGTTTCTGGAAATAATTGAGAGGGCGAAAAAAGAAGCCGCAAAAAGTATCTTTCTCTTCGAGGGACTTCCTCCGATACTAAAAGCTGACGGACTTAAAAGCCTGAACGGTCGTCCCTTAGAGAGGCGCCATTTGGAGTCATTTCTTGAAAAGAATCTGACTCAATGGCAGAAGGAGAGGTTCATCGCTGAAAAAGAGATAGATTACAGTATTGAGGTCGGTTCTTCGAGACTGAGAGTTAATGGATTTGTAAGATCCGGAGCCCTCGGTTTGGTTTTACGTTTGATCCCGGAAGAGGTTCCCTCCTTTGATGAGTTACTTCTTCCCGAGTTTCTAAAGGAATTTGCTAAAAAAAGACAGGGTCTATTTTTAGTGACAGGAGTTACGGGCTCTGGAAAATCCACAACGCTTGCTTCTCTCATCGAGTTAATAAATAGGGAACGAGCTTGCCACATAGTCACGATCGAGGATCCTATAGAATTCGTATTTAAGCCAAAAAGCTCGATTATAAGCCAAAGGGAAGTGGGAAGGGATACAAAATCGTTCAATGAAGCTCTAAAAAGGGTATTGAGGGAAGATCCTGATGTGATCCTTGTCGGAGAAATAAGGGATAGAGAGTCTATGAAGGTAACAATAGAGCTTGCTGAAACTGGTCATCTCGTCTTTTCGACGCTCCATACGAGAGACGCAGTGCAGACACTCAATCGAATAATCGATTTTTTTCCAGACGAACAGAAGAGCGCCATTTATGCCCAACTTGCCAATGTCCTTTTAGGCATATGCTCCCAAAGGCTTATTCCTAGAATCGACAAGAAAGGGTACGTATGCGCCTGTGAAGTTCTTACGGTTACTGACGGGGTTAGAAATCTCATCCGCGAAGGAAAGATTCACCAGGTTCCATCTCTCATGGAGTCCCAAAAAAAAGAGGGCATGATAAAGTTTGACGACTCTATCTTAGAACTTGCGAAAAAAGGCTATATCCCCATTCCTGAAGCTTTAGAACAGGCTCGAGAAGAAAAGGTTTTCATAGAAAAGATAAGAGAGGTAAGACCCACAACATCCGCCTCTTATAGAAAGAGGGGAACCCTAAGTATAGAAAAGCAAAACGTTCTTTATCAGATCGACTCTTCTGAAATGCAATTTTTGGATTCTTCTGGCTTTTTGATGTACACCCCGTCGGGCCTCCTTTTTATGGAAGGTCAGTTCTATAAAGCTGTGGACAGAAATTTCATAATCGATTACTCAATAATACACGGTAAAAAGGACGGTTTTACACTTAAAGCTTTTTTCTCAATGGAGTATCTCATAAAGGATGTCCGGGTCGTAAAGCCTGGCTATTCCTTTGGGATATTTCTAACCTTTTCTACATCAGAGCAAATTGAGTTTCCGAATCCTCCTTTAGAGCTCATTCTGGATGAAGACTGGCATTCCGTCACAATAAATATACCCCGCAATTTTTCTGGTCAGGTAGTGAGGATAGTGGGAGTCCACTTCGATAGCGATATAAAGCAGATCTTTCTGAGGAATATGAGATTTTTCTGA
- a CDS encoding tetratricopeptide repeat protein — protein MSFILDVLKKAEEERKKLEARIPFSGRVSEKKRRTLSLSIFLLLFLGLAALFLLHKGLSTIEKTRIEETREIRTIPEVAKAPNTSPKVEIEKVEKKEIPAQKIEPEKREIAKTKPIKTSPKSKKPPSRMVPKTEKAEALVPQSAESSSLDTARKLNVERIDMERLNTLFAEAQILAEKGKLEEAKRIYYEILAQKQDHVEALNNLGLIYLKEGRKKEALSLFGRSLSFKADYPKAYNNIGIVLAQEGEKKLAEEYFKKAIELGGGIEPYINLSHLLRSEKKYAEAERVLLPLIEKGVRDPNLYLALALIKDERGEHKEAIRYYRAYLREGESKEQKRAVIERLNYLERVSGNN, from the coding sequence ATGAGTTTTATCCTTGATGTGTTAAAAAAGGCCGAAGAGGAAAGAAAAAAGCTAGAAGCCAGAATCCCCTTTTCGGGTCGTGTCTCTGAGAAAAAAAGGAGAACCCTTTCTTTATCGATCTTCCTTTTACTATTTTTGGGGTTGGCAGCACTCTTTCTCCTTCATAAAGGGCTTAGCACAATTGAGAAGACAAGGATCGAAGAGACACGCGAGATTAGAACCATTCCAGAAGTTGCTAAGGCTCCTAATACGTCTCCTAAAGTCGAAATAGAGAAAGTAGAAAAAAAAGAAATTCCTGCTCAGAAAATTGAACCCGAAAAGAGAGAGATCGCAAAAACCAAACCTATAAAGACCTCTCCTAAATCCAAAAAACCCCCTTCGCGGATGGTTCCAAAAACAGAAAAGGCGGAGGCTTTAGTTCCTCAAAGCGCTGAAAGTTCTTCTTTGGATACGGCAAGGAAGTTAAACGTGGAAAGAATCGACATGGAAAGGTTAAATACACTTTTTGCTGAGGCTCAGATTCTCGCTGAGAAAGGGAAGTTAGAAGAGGCAAAGAGGATATACTATGAGATTCTCGCACAGAAGCAGGATCATGTGGAAGCGTTAAACAATTTAGGTCTCATCTATCTTAAAGAGGGTAGAAAAAAAGAAGCCCTTTCCCTTTTTGGAAGGAGTCTAAGCTTTAAGGCCGATTATCCCAAGGCTTACAACAATATAGGAATTGTCCTTGCGCAAGAAGGGGAAAAGAAACTAGCCGAAGAGTACTTCAAAAAAGCCATCGAACTTGGAGGCGGGATTGAACCGTACATAAATCTTTCGCACTTACTTAGATCCGAAAAGAAATATGCGGAGGCAGAAAGAGTTCTACTTCCACTCATCGAAAAGGGTGTAAGGGATCCAAATCTTTATCTTGCTTTAGCCCTAATAAAAGACGAAAGGGGTGAACACAAAGAGGCCATAAGGTATTATCGGGCCTATTTAAGGGAAGGGGAATCAAAGGAACAAAAAAGGGCTGTTATCGAGAGGTTGAACTATCTTGAGAGGGTTTCTGGAAATAATTGA
- a CDS encoding secretin and TonB N-terminal domain-containing protein, with the protein MAGRLFITLFIIFFLSFCATTKKERVERDKIQPPEISVPYLPQPEREKKIVIEGPREVFSFALREADVRDVLKAIGKQTNFNVVISPEVQGKITVDLKNVTLEKALEYILGPLNFAFKIEERTLYVSKPQIETKVYPVNYVALRKRGLSTLRGTTGTERTAKEEAIRIESETESDIFKLLEANLREFLSPDGKLILNKEASLVIVMDYPRNQKNIALFLEALQASIQRQVMIEARIIEVELNEASKEGVNWAYINAKWNDIRMNAEQILVSPQTRYFNIPRVPEDQLPAPPSQYFRFGIISGTKFEAFVDLLRTYGKVNIISNPRIATLNNQRAVIKVATEDVFFESSIVVTPGAPATATTTPRYVTVGLVLDVIPQIDGDGNITMNIHPVLTEKVGLAQSTQAGMTVTAPILAVREVDTLIRVKEGESVVIGGLIKDKTIDSETGLKGAMNLPLIGPIFKTKSKERVRTELVILLTPKIVYGKETL; encoded by the coding sequence ATGGCAGGGCGCCTTTTTATCACCCTTTTTATAATTTTTTTCCTCTCTTTTTGCGCCACAACTAAAAAAGAAAGAGTTGAAAGGGACAAGATCCAGCCTCCCGAAATCTCTGTCCCCTATCTTCCTCAACCGGAAAGGGAAAAGAAGATAGTCATAGAGGGACCGAGGGAGGTCTTCTCTTTTGCCCTCCGCGAGGCCGATGTAAGAGACGTACTCAAAGCGATAGGCAAACAAACGAACTTTAACGTTGTGATCTCTCCTGAGGTTCAAGGAAAGATAACTGTCGATCTTAAAAACGTGACTCTCGAGAAGGCTCTTGAATACATTCTCGGCCCTTTAAACTTTGCATTCAAGATAGAAGAGAGGACACTTTACGTCTCCAAACCACAGATAGAAACGAAAGTTTATCCTGTAAACTACGTAGCGTTAAGAAAAAGGGGATTAAGTACACTAAGGGGAACGACCGGAACTGAAAGGACGGCGAAAGAAGAGGCGATTCGAATAGAAAGCGAAACAGAGTCCGACATTTTTAAGTTACTAGAAGCGAACTTAAGAGAGTTTTTGTCCCCAGATGGAAAACTGATCCTCAATAAAGAGGCATCTTTGGTTATAGTTATGGATTATCCTAGAAACCAAAAAAACATAGCCCTTTTTCTCGAGGCCTTACAAGCCTCTATTCAAAGACAGGTTATGATTGAGGCAAGGATAATTGAGGTTGAACTTAACGAGGCATCAAAGGAGGGTGTAAACTGGGCTTACATAAACGCAAAATGGAACGATATAAGGATGAATGCTGAACAGATTCTAGTTTCACCTCAAACCAGGTACTTCAACATTCCCAGGGTTCCGGAAGATCAACTCCCTGCCCCACCGAGCCAGTATTTCAGGTTTGGCATAATATCCGGAACGAAGTTTGAGGCTTTTGTGGATCTTTTGAGGACCTACGGCAAGGTAAACATCATCTCCAATCCGAGGATAGCTACCCTCAATAACCAAAGAGCTGTTATTAAAGTTGCGACTGAAGATGTCTTTTTTGAATCCTCAATAGTTGTGACTCCTGGGGCTCCGGCTACGGCGACAACTACGCCGAGATACGTAACAGTTGGTCTTGTACTGGATGTTATTCCTCAGATCGACGGGGATGGAAACATAACGATGAATATCCATCCTGTGCTTACCGAAAAAGTTGGACTTGCACAGTCAACCCAGGCTGGAATGACGGTCACAGCTCCAATTCTTGCCGTAAGGGAGGTCGATACGTTAATTAGGGTAAAAGAGGGTGAATCCGTCGTTATTGGGGGTCTTATAAAGGACAAGACTATAGACAGCGAAACTGGGCTAAAAGGGGCCATGAATCTCCCGCTTATTGGACCGATTTTTAAAACGAAATCTAAAGAAAGAGTTCGGACGGAGCTTGTGATCCTTTTGACGCCTAAGATAGTTTACGGAAAGGAAACATTATGA
- the pilO gene encoding type 4a pilus biogenesis protein PilO: MKFKTAYLYLLFPCLFLVVWLVTVYFPFSSKIEGGKKKLKELKDERAKIERETEVIIKLTSQRKDMEGMLKEVKAKIPEFGQTPFLIREIAQEAKKRGLVVESITGLFNSLKSLEGKVLIYPSFEITVKGRFLDVGIFLENLEKNPAIKGVVKGKISVDEKDSKYVRAQMVLEIKALKGEI, from the coding sequence TTGAAGTTTAAGACCGCTTATCTTTATCTTCTCTTTCCCTGTCTCTTCTTAGTCGTATGGCTAGTTACAGTCTACTTCCCTTTCTCATCAAAGATCGAAGGGGGTAAGAAAAAGCTCAAAGAGCTCAAAGATGAAAGAGCAAAGATAGAGAGGGAAACGGAGGTGATTATTAAACTTACTAGTCAAAGAAAGGATATGGAAGGTATGCTAAAGGAGGTCAAGGCTAAAATTCCAGAATTCGGACAGACGCCTTTTTTAATCCGGGAAATAGCTCAGGAGGCAAAAAAAAGGGGGCTTGTTGTAGAAAGTATTACTGGTCTTTTTAATTCCCTGAAGAGTCTAGAAGGAAAGGTGCTCATCTATCCCTCGTTCGAGATAACTGTCAAGGGAAGATTCCTCGATGTTGGAATCTTTTTGGAAAATCTTGAAAAAAACCCTGCCATAAAAGGGGTAGTTAAGGGAAAAATTTCAGTAGATGAAAAGGACAGCAAATATGTGAGGGCTCAGATGGTTCTTGAAATAAAGGCGCTTAAAGGGGAAATATGA
- the pilM gene encoding pilus assembly protein PilM, whose amino-acid sequence MQILSIDIGSTSVKYVIIRKKGVVRAKGIYPYSGSLDDLPSILADIKEKEGTDFEIRLTITTTEIVKRTFTLPPLPKEELKEAVKWSLPKVLGEPLDTYIFHYGSIGPVDEKGIRREEMYFVGVKREFVERLIGIFEEQGFKNISLITDPLAPYSEIAKALKRERKNFGIIDIGGRLTGLYIFRNNRLSFVREILTAGESFTDSLVMGLGLSFEEAETLKTEKGFTPETEPYLLPPLERLSGELERTINVYNQRYPTEVCEHLYLTGRGSMIPGLEERFKEMLPMSVEPLLLYADVEESFLPAYFVALTKKPEKVLNLLPPEKTEWKRDMRLKRVGIGLSVALATVFLFLSFSLYSKLRFLEINLKAETKLLNEKREFLLRNTGITPGNLSEMGQILSEAKKKNKTFVYLLKAISNLTPERVYLKELAFEKDKTKNVYTVLIKGFAVGEPATIEESLFRFIMLLEKRGILKDIQVSEKRLKESEDHKILEFSLTGIMEERIEV is encoded by the coding sequence ATGCAGATCCTCTCTATAGACATAGGTTCGACTTCCGTAAAGTATGTTATCATTAGGAAAAAAGGTGTAGTCAGGGCAAAAGGCATATATCCTTATTCCGGCTCGTTGGACGATCTCCCATCCATACTTGCGGATATAAAGGAGAAGGAGGGTACGGATTTTGAGATAAGGCTCACGATCACCACAACCGAGATCGTCAAAAGAACCTTCACCCTTCCTCCTCTTCCTAAAGAAGAGCTCAAAGAAGCCGTAAAGTGGTCCCTTCCCAAAGTACTCGGTGAGCCCCTCGATACCTACATATTCCATTACGGCTCAATCGGTCCTGTAGATGAAAAGGGAATAAGAAGGGAGGAGATGTACTTTGTCGGTGTAAAAAGGGAGTTCGTTGAAAGACTCATCGGTATTTTTGAAGAGCAAGGTTTTAAAAATATCTCTCTCATTACCGATCCGCTTGCACCTTATTCCGAGATTGCCAAGGCTCTAAAAAGGGAAAGAAAGAATTTCGGAATAATAGATATAGGCGGGAGGCTAACAGGCCTGTATATTTTTAGAAATAACAGACTCTCTTTTGTCCGGGAGATACTCACAGCCGGCGAAAGCTTTACGGATTCATTAGTAATGGGTCTCGGTCTCAGTTTCGAGGAAGCGGAAACTCTCAAAACTGAAAAAGGGTTTACGCCTGAGACCGAACCCTATCTCCTTCCCCCTCTGGAGAGGCTATCAGGAGAACTCGAAAGGACGATAAACGTTTATAACCAGAGATACCCTACGGAAGTGTGTGAACACCTCTACCTCACCGGCAGGGGTTCCATGATACCTGGGCTCGAAGAACGATTCAAAGAAATGTTGCCTATGAGTGTTGAACCCCTTCTTTTATATGCTGATGTGGAAGAGTCTTTCTTGCCCGCATACTTTGTCGCCCTTACAAAGAAGCCAGAGAAAGTTTTGAATCTCCTTCCTCCCGAAAAAACTGAATGGAAAAGAGATATGAGACTAAAGAGGGTTGGAATCGGCTTGTCCGTTGCTTTGGCTACTGTCTTTCTTTTTCTCTCATTTAGCCTCTACAGTAAACTGAGATTCCTAGAAATTAACCTTAAGGCAGAGACGAAATTACTAAACGAAAAACGGGAGTTTCTTCTTAGGAATACTGGTATTACGCCAGGGAACCTCAGTGAAATGGGGCAGATCTTATCTGAGGCAAAAAAAAAGAATAAAACGTTCGTCTATCTTTTGAAGGCTATCTCAAATCTTACGCCTGAAAGGGTGTATCTAAAGGAACTTGCCTTCGAAAAGGATAAGACCAAAAACGTGTACACCGTTCTTATAAAAGGTTTCGCAGTGGGCGAACCCGCAACCATTGAGGAATCCCTCTTTAGGTTTATCATGCTCCTTGAGAAGCGCGGCATTCTGAAAGACATTCAAGTTTCTGAAAAACGACTGAAAGAGAGTGAAGACCACAAAATTTTGGAGTTTTCCCTTACAGGGATTATGGAGGAAAGAATTGAAGTTTAA